A genomic segment from Malus domestica chromosome 05, GDT2T_hap1 encodes:
- the LOC103410496 gene encoding protein CYPRO4, with translation MGTAQSREDHITDSDDYESEEEEEQKSEDEDQYDDAEDNYQPPQTASSNPKSKTLESSVDDVDARLKALKLKYGSSSSSSSASAAQGQNAVKLYLHVGGNTPKAKWIVSEKTAYSFVKTCNVDGDGDYDDDRRMDREGEWVLKVGSKVRARVSTDLQLKMFGDQRRVDFVSKGVWALKFYTDEQYRRFVTEFQDYLFENVYGVKATEENKVKVYGKEFLGWVKPEAADDSAWDYEDSEKSPKSATPVRPSHDLMEEFEEAANGGVQSLTLGALDNSYLVNENGVQFYRNFNHGIHGKGVCAKFDTGGSSLGKSTPKKALLMRAETNMLLMSPFKEGKPQANGLQQLDIETGKIVTEWKFQKDGTDITMRDITNDTKGSQLDPSESTFLGLDDNRLCQWDMRDRAGMVQNIANANSPVLHWTQGHQFSRGTNFQCFATTGDGSIVVGGLEGKIRLYSKTSMRQAKTAFPGLGSPITHIDVTYDGKWVLGTTDTYLVLICTLFTDKDGKTKTGFSGRAGNKIPAPRLLKLTPLDSHLAGTDNKFQRGHFSWVTENGKQERHLVATVGKFSVVWDFQQVKNSAHDCYRNQQGLKSCYCYKILLKDESIVESRFMHDNYGTNSPEAPLVVATPMKVSSISLSGKR, from the exons ATGGGAACCGCTCAGAGCCGGGAGGATCACATCACCGACTCCGACGACTACGAgtcagaggaggaggaggaacagAAATCGGAGGACGAAGACCAGTACGACGACGCAGAGGACAACTACCAGCCACCGCAAACCGCTTCTTCGAACCCCAAGTCCAAAACCCTAGAGTCCTCCGTCGATGACGTCGATGCCAGGCTCAAGGCCCTCAAGCTCAAGTACggctcttcttcctcctcttcctccgcCTCCGCCGCTCAAGGCCAGAACGCCGTCAAGCTCTACCTCCATGTCGGTGGCAACACTCCCAAGGCCAAGTGGATCGTCTCCGAGAAGACGGCCTACTCCTTCGTCAAGACCTGTAATGTCGACGGCGACGGTGATTACGACGACGACCGAAGGATGGACCGCGAGGGGGAGTGGGTTCTGAAAGTCGGGTCGAAAGTCCGAGCTAGGGTTTCCACCGACCTGCAATTGAAGATGTTCGGCGATCAGCGCCGTGTCGATTTCGTGTCCAAGGGCGTCTGGGCTCTGAAGTTTTACACCGACGAGCAGTACCGGAGGTTCGTGACGGAGTTTCAGGACTACTTGTTCGAGAACGTGTACGGAGTCAAGGCCACGGAGGAGAACAAGGTCAAGGTCTACGGCAAGGAGTTTCTCGGGTGGGTTAAGCCGGAGGCGGCGGATGATTCGGCCTGGGACTATGAGGATTCCGAGAAAAGCCCAAAGTCTGCCACGCCGGTGCGGCCCAGCCACGACTTGATGGAGGAGTTCGAGGAGGCCGCCAATGGAGGGGTCCAGAGCTTAACTCTCGGCGCATTGGACAATAGCTACTTGGTGAACGAGAATGGTGTTCAGTTTTACCGGAATTTCAACCATGGGATTCATGGGAAGGGAGTGTGTGCGAAATTCGATACCGGAGGTTCAAGTTTGGGGAAATCGACACCCAAGAAGGCTTTGTTAATGAGGGCTGAGACTAATATGCTACTTATGAGTCCATTTAAGGAAGGCAAGCCTCAAGCTAATGGGCTGCAGCAGCTCGATATTGAGACGGGCAAGATTGTCACTGAATGGAAGTTTCAAAAGGATGGAACAGATATTACGATGAGGGATATCACTAATGACACTAAAGGGTCCCAATTGGATCCTTCTGAATCGACCTTTTTGGGTTTGGATGATAACAGGCTTTGTCAGTGGGATATGCGTGACCGTGCTGGAATGGTTCAGAACATTGCTAATGCGAATTCCCCGGTCCTGCATTGGACTCAGGGGCATCAGTTTTCTCGAGGGACCAATTTTCAGTGCTTTGCTACTACTGGAGATGGGTCTATTGTTGTTGGGGGTCTGGAAGGGAAGATAAGGTTGTATTCCAAGACCTCCATGAGGCAGGCAAAGACTGCTTTTCCGGGGCTCGGTTCTCCCATTACGCATATTGATGTAACTTATGATGGGAAGTGGGTGTTAGGTACCACTGATACTTATTTGGTACTTATTTGCACTCTGTTCACTGACAAAGATGGAAAGACCAAGACTGGATTTAGTGGTAGAGCGGGAAACAAGATACCGGCTCCCAGGCTGTTGAAGCTCACCCCTTTGGACTCACATTTGGCTGGCACAGACAATAAATTTCAACGGGGGCATTTCTCATGG GTCACTGAGAACGGTAAACAAGAGCGCCACCTAGTCGCAACAGTTGGAAAATTCAGTGTGGTATGGGATTTCCAGCAGGTGAAGAACAGTGCTCATGATTGTTACAGGAATCAGCAAGGCCTCAAGAGTTGTTACTGTTACAAGATTCTGTTGAAGGATGAATCCATCGTTGAGAGTCGCTTTATGCACGACAATTATGGTACCAACTCCCCCGAAGCTCCACTGGTGGTGGCAACCCCGATGAAAGTGAGCTCAATCAGTCTTTCCGGCAAACGATGA